A window of the Thermovirga sp. genome harbors these coding sequences:
- a CDS encoding GxxExxY protein, whose translation METLNNISGQIIKGAIEVHKQLGPGLLESTYEGCLIYELVDSGLSVQSQVPFPVKYKGKLIDIGYRVDLLVEGIVVVELKSVERLLPIHSAQILTYLKLNGLKVGLLINFNAQKIKDGIRRFINT comes from the coding sequence ATGGAGACTCTTAACAATATCAGTGGCCAGATCATAAAGGGGGCCATAGAAGTACACAAACAACTCGGGCCTGGACTTCTTGAAAGCACCTATGAGGGATGTTTGATATATGAACTTGTTGATTCCGGTTTGAGTGTCCAGTCCCAGGTTCCCTTCCCGGTAAAATACAAAGGTAAATTAATAGATATTGGCTATCGGGTGGATTTGTTGGTGGAAGGCATTGTGGTGGTGGAATTGAAATCAGTCGAACGCCTTCTTCCGATTCATTCGGCTCAAATCCTTACATACCTGAAACTTAATGGTTTGAAAGTAGGCCTGCTGATTAATTTCAACGCTCAAAAGATCAAGGATGGTATCCGTAGATTTATAAACACATGA
- a CDS encoding ECF transporter S component: MDKDMAKRVALGAVLAAMVTVATMLHIPMPGMRIYFNLGEGVLYVIALLLGSHFGGLCGGIGAALADVLLGYPLWAPLTLVIKGVEGYVVGKLAPRGRLVPLAAGAVIMIAGYTTSAGILYGWKVAPVELITDIAQTGIGAAFALVFVPVLEKRLTLKRETN; the protein is encoded by the coding sequence ATGGACAAAGACATGGCCAAAAGGGTCGCCCTCGGGGCGGTCCTCGCCGCGATGGTAACGGTCGCGACAATGCTTCACATTCCCATGCCAGGCATGAGGATATACTTCAACCTGGGCGAAGGCGTGCTGTACGTAATCGCCCTTCTGCTGGGATCTCACTTCGGCGGGCTTTGCGGAGGGATAGGCGCCGCCCTGGCGGATGTCCTGCTCGGTTACCCCCTATGGGCACCGCTTACCCTGGTGATAAAAGGAGTCGAGGGTTACGTCGTGGGGAAACTGGCGCCCCGGGGACGGCTTGTGCCCCTGGCTGCCGGCGCCGTCATCATGATAGCCGGCTATACCACCAGCGCTGGAATCCTCTATGGGTGGAAAGTCGCCCCCGTGGAGTTAATCACCGACATAGCCCAGACGGGCATCGGCGCTGCCTTCGCCCTGGTCTTTGTCCCCGTTCTGGAGAAAAGGCTGACCTTGAAGAGAGAAACGAATTAA